A part of Melioribacteraceae bacterium genomic DNA contains:
- a CDS encoding two-component regulator propeller domain-containing protein → MINNYLSSFIFILFSFILNSVAVAQAGNWIQFDTTNCGLPSNTIRCVTQDPAGNYWIGTWDKGLVKYDGKNWSVFNKENSPLPHNCVYSIAFNNGHIYIGTMGGGLAVFDGNSEWKVFNEKNSGIPQDWIYSVAFDKQSNIWVGTFSNGLGVFENGNWTIYDKTNSILIDNKVTYIYIDDNNNKYLATQGELAFIIDGVWKSESDLNVDSLSYVAYWISETSDKNKLISYKYGDLVLFDGLTFKSLNKGNPPIPIQGFYSAVEDKNKKIWAGSFGEGIIIYDFNKCIHWNKSNSPLKDNFVFNVFVDSYNNKWISTYFGGIAIYNEDEIRFSK, encoded by the coding sequence ATGATAAATAATTATTTATCATCATTTATTTTTATTCTGTTCTCATTTATTTTGAATTCGGTTGCCGTGGCTCAGGCCGGCAACTGGATTCAATTTGATACTACAAACTGCGGATTGCCAAGTAATACGATAAGGTGCGTTACTCAGGATCCAGCCGGAAATTACTGGATCGGAACATGGGATAAAGGCCTGGTTAAATACGACGGGAAAAACTGGTCGGTCTTTAATAAAGAGAATTCTCCTCTTCCTCATAATTGTGTCTACAGCATCGCGTTCAATAACGGGCATATTTATATCGGGACCATGGGTGGAGGATTGGCAGTCTTTGATGGGAATTCCGAATGGAAAGTTTTTAATGAAAAAAATTCCGGCATCCCCCAGGATTGGATCTATTCGGTTGCTTTCGACAAACAATCGAATATCTGGGTAGGCACTTTCTCGAATGGGCTTGGAGTTTTTGAAAACGGAAACTGGACCATTTACGATAAAACGAACTCTATACTTATAGATAATAAGGTTACATACATTTATATAGATGATAACAATAATAAATACCTTGCAACACAGGGGGAACTTGCTTTTATAATTGATGGCGTCTGGAAATCCGAATCCGATCTTAATGTCGATAGTCTTAGTTATGTAGCCTACTGGATCTCGGAAACATCAGATAAGAATAAATTGATAAGTTATAAATACGGCGATCTGGTTCTATTTGACGGCCTGACTTTCAAATCTCTAAACAAAGGAAATCCGCCAATTCCGATCCAGGGTTTTTATTCCGCAGTAGAGGATAAAAATAAAAAAATCTGGGCGGGAAGTTTTGGTGAGGGCATTATTATATATGATTTCAATAAATGTATTCACTGGAATAAATCAAATTCACCTTTGAAGGACAATTTCGTTTTCAATGTATTTGTCGATTCATACAATAATAAATGGATCTCAACTTATTTCGGCGGAATTGCAATTTATAATGAGGACGAAATCAGATTTTCAAAATAG
- the trxA gene encoding thioredoxin, which produces MKPFTFTDDNFDAEALKSDLPVIVDFWAAWCGPCRMIAPIIEEMSAEYDGKAKIGKLDVDDNQQTAITYGVRSIPTVLFFKGGELKDTVIGAVPKQVFVEKLSKLL; this is translated from the coding sequence ATGAAACCTTTTACTTTTACTGATGATAACTTTGACGCAGAAGCTTTAAAATCGGATCTTCCCGTGATTGTTGATTTCTGGGCTGCCTGGTGCGGACCCTGTAGAATGATTGCACCGATAATTGAAGAAATGTCGGCTGAATATGATGGAAAAGCAAAAATCGGAAAACTTGATGTAGATGATAACCAGCAGACTGCAATTACATACGGTGTAAGAAGTATTCCAACTGTATTATTTTTCAAAGGTGGCGAATTAAAAGATACCGTTATTGGCGCGGTGCCCAAACAAGTCTTTGTTGAAAAACTCTCGAAACTCTTATAA
- a CDS encoding acyl-CoA dehydrogenase family protein: MQFILTEEQKMLRDMTREFVNNEIKPVASKIDADEKIPDELISKLGELGFLGVSFPEEYGGGGFGEVGYCLMQEEIARGCMSTATFIGAHQSIGANTIYIGGNEEQKKKYLTPLAKGEKIGAFCLTEAQAGSDSFNVRTRAKQDGDQWVINGEKLWITNGGIADIVSVFARTDKGVSAFIVETDREGFHAGPPEKKMGIRGSSTNPITFDNVRIPKENLIGTDGRGFILAMKTLDAGRLGLGAACLGASKELLEMSAQYAKQRKQFDQTISHFQAIQFMLAEMAAMIFAMESMVYRTATDYDNKKDVAKQSAIVKLFCSESLDKIADHAVQIHGGMGYSRELPVERYYRDSRINKIFEGTNEIQKGIIAREVLKRNGVV, translated from the coding sequence ATGCAATTTATACTTACTGAAGAACAGAAAATGCTTCGCGATATGACCCGCGAATTCGTTAATAACGAAATAAAACCGGTCGCTTCAAAAATTGATGCCGACGAAAAAATTCCCGATGAACTGATCTCAAAACTTGGTGAGCTCGGATTTCTCGGCGTTTCCTTTCCTGAAGAATACGGCGGAGGAGGTTTTGGTGAAGTAGGATACTGCCTTATGCAGGAGGAAATAGCGCGCGGTTGTATGTCCACCGCAACTTTTATCGGTGCCCATCAATCGATCGGCGCAAATACCATATATATAGGCGGCAATGAAGAACAGAAAAAGAAATATCTTACCCCGCTCGCAAAAGGTGAAAAGATTGGTGCTTTCTGTCTCACAGAAGCACAGGCAGGATCCGATTCTTTCAATGTAAGAACACGGGCAAAACAAGACGGAGACCAATGGGTAATTAATGGCGAAAAACTCTGGATAACAAACGGTGGAATTGCTGATATCGTTTCTGTCTTTGCGAGAACCGATAAAGGCGTAAGTGCTTTTATTGTTGAAACTGACAGGGAGGGATTTCATGCAGGACCCCCCGAAAAGAAAATGGGAATTCGCGGAAGCTCAACAAATCCCATTACGTTCGATAATGTCCGGATTCCTAAAGAGAATCTGATAGGAACCGACGGCAGAGGATTTATACTGGCAATGAAAACGCTCGATGCCGGCCGGTTGGGCCTAGGAGCCGCATGCCTCGGCGCTTCAAAAGAATTGCTCGAAATGTCCGCACAATACGCTAAACAGAGAAAACAATTCGACCAGACCATTTCACATTTTCAGGCAATTCAGTTTATGCTTGCTGAAATGGCTGCTATGATTTTTGCTATGGAATCGATGGTCTATAGAACCGCCACTGACTATGATAATAAGAAGGATGTTGCCAAACAATCGGCAATTGTAAAACTCTTCTGTTCGGAATCGCTTGATAAGATTGCGGATCATGCAGTTCAGATTCATGGCGGAATGGGTTATTCAAGAGAATTACCCGTGGAAAGATACTACAGGGATTCCAGGATTAATAAAATTTTTGAAGGGACAAATGAAATTCAGAAAGGTATTATTGCCCGCGAAGTACTAAAAAGAAATGGGGTTGTTTAA
- a CDS encoding SDR family oxidoreductase, whose amino-acid sequence MEQKWALILGASSGFGGASAVELAKNGYSIFGVHLDRQATMPQVQQVIKKIERTGQKAVFFNINAADQIKINDTLDEIKERFATKDHPHVHVLIHSLAFGTLKPYISKNANDCLSPSQMNMTLDVMAHSLVYWTQGLVFRNLLAQGGRIFALTSAGSHSVIPNYGAVSAAKAALEAHIRQLAVELGAMKVTCNSIMAGVTNTPAGNKIPMFDKMMNAAKMKNPYNRLTTPEDVAKAILLLCDEKAGWISGNVIGVDGGEYIVNYIGENTSTIIK is encoded by the coding sequence ATGGAACAGAAGTGGGCCCTGATTCTGGGCGCATCAAGCGGATTCGGCGGTGCATCGGCCGTTGAACTTGCTAAAAACGGCTATAGTATTTTCGGTGTCCATCTCGACCGCCAGGCTACTATGCCTCAGGTTCAGCAGGTTATTAAAAAAATTGAACGGACCGGTCAGAAAGCCGTCTTCTTTAATATAAACGCAGCCGACCAAATTAAAATAAACGATACTCTCGATGAAATTAAAGAGAGATTTGCAACTAAAGATCACCCTCATGTTCATGTACTCATTCATTCTCTGGCATTCGGTACTTTAAAACCCTATATATCAAAAAACGCAAACGATTGCCTTTCTCCATCCCAGATGAACATGACACTCGATGTTATGGCCCACTCTCTTGTCTACTGGACTCAGGGATTGGTTTTTAGAAACCTGCTTGCTCAAGGCGGCCGGATATTCGCTCTTACCAGTGCCGGTTCTCATTCTGTCATTCCTAATTATGGTGCTGTCTCCGCAGCAAAAGCGGCTCTTGAAGCTCATATCCGCCAGCTTGCCGTTGAACTCGGTGCTATGAAAGTTACATGCAATTCTATTATGGCCGGCGTTACCAATACTCCTGCAGGAAATAAAATCCCGATGTTCGATAAAATGATGAATGCGGCCAAAATGAAAAATCCCTACAACCGTCTTACAACTCCCGAAGATGTTGCAAAAGCGATTCTACTTTTGTGCGACGAAAAAGCCGGATGGATCTCAGGGAATGTAATAGGTGTTGACGGCGGTGAATATATCGTCAATTATATCGGCGAAAATACAAGTACAATAATCAAATAA
- the dnaE gene encoding DNA polymerase III subunit alpha produces MSDFIHIHNHSHYSLQDGACTVEDLVLTAKKNNMHAVALTDHGVMFGVSEFYKKAKKEGIKPLVGMEAYVTFDRSRFDKSGDFENGRKKSKHYNHLLLLAKNKTGYNNLIKMTTIGHLEGFYYRPRIDLEILEKYSEGLVCTSACPAGPISTHLINDEYAKAREIAVRLKEIFGDDFYLEIQDHGLAIEKPILSAMPKLSADIGAKLVATNDIHYIDKDHAIAHNILIMLGDKTGTADYRELRYGTDQIYFKTADEMKNIFMNYKGAIENTLEIEEKINLELEFGDYHFPIFPIPETSTAKNLDEYLVQLAYERLDKKFKTITPEIEDRFKYELDVINKMGYSGYFLIVQDFINASKKRGIPVGPGRGSAAGSLVAYALGITNVNPLQYNLLFERFLNPARKSMPDIDVDFADDKREEVITYVKEKYGENSVAQIITFNRLSSKQVIRDVARVLKIPIPQVDSITKWIPSKFGRVFTIDQALEEVAELAWLKKSDDPTIKELLKYARILEGMNRNASKHAAGVVITPGDVSEFVPLATYGDEGVIVTQFNMKDLEDAGLLKMDFLGLDTLSIIRDTIELVKQNRGIEIDIEEIPTDDLRTYELFGRGQTTAVFQFESAPMREYLKKLKPSSITDLAAMNALYRPGPMDFIDDFIARKHGRKKIAYLHAVLEPILKETYGIIVYQEQVIQIANKVAGMSLAEADLLRRAMGKKDLKAMQEQRAKFVAGAEKNNITKKIAEEIFEAIDKFANYGFNKSHAVAYSVVAYQTAYLKTHYLEEFLAANLTNKYDSTEKVTILLEDCRKLGVKVQPPDINHPSVYFKVVKGEIIFGMAAIKNVGIQAVEEINRVHQELGRDFTGIYDFCSHVDTRIVNKRALEGLVLAGAFDSTGGSRAGHFAAIEEALSIGSKIKSAKNSHTDSLFGGSSETIDFEMPSLPDVRPWDDKERLAKERQVLGFYLSDHPLRKYETEYNSFATVHLGEPSTFQFNEIVRACGVITDVSPKTDRQGRQMAFFRLDDFSGSCDCLMFSKPFSEFGELIHPESTILVKGKLESSGDAIKLHVDEAISLDNVKSKLTKRIGIILDSSLHDEYVINLIKMIMEENQGSIPVLVCVRDIGSSREFAVDFKVNPTDAFVDSIKKLLGDESLVYFTT; encoded by the coding sequence ATGTCAGATTTTATTCACATACATAATCATTCACATTACAGTTTGCAGGATGGCGCCTGTACAGTTGAAGATCTAGTTTTAACCGCGAAGAAAAATAATATGCACGCCGTTGCTTTAACTGATCACGGTGTGATGTTCGGTGTTTCAGAATTTTATAAGAAAGCGAAGAAAGAAGGAATTAAGCCTCTCGTTGGAATGGAAGCTTACGTTACATTCGACCGTTCCCGTTTCGATAAATCGGGCGATTTTGAAAACGGCAGAAAAAAATCTAAACATTACAATCATCTTCTTCTTCTTGCGAAAAATAAAACGGGCTACAATAATTTAATTAAGATGACTACTATCGGTCATCTCGAAGGATTCTACTACCGTCCGCGAATCGATCTTGAAATTTTGGAGAAGTACAGCGAAGGTCTGGTCTGTACTTCTGCCTGTCCTGCCGGACCGATTTCGACTCATCTTATAAATGACGAATACGCGAAGGCAAGAGAAATTGCGGTCAGACTGAAAGAGATCTTCGGCGATGATTTTTACCTTGAGATTCAGGATCACGGACTTGCAATCGAAAAACCGATCCTCTCGGCAATGCCGAAACTCTCGGCAGACATCGGCGCTAAACTTGTCGCAACCAATGATATTCACTATATCGATAAAGATCATGCGATCGCGCATAACATCCTTATAATGCTAGGCGATAAAACCGGTACCGCGGATTACCGGGAACTCCGGTACGGTACAGATCAGATCTATTTCAAAACCGCCGATGAGATGAAAAATATTTTCATGAATTATAAAGGCGCAATCGAAAATACTCTGGAGATTGAAGAAAAAATAAATCTAGAACTTGAATTCGGAGATTACCACTTCCCGATCTTTCCGATTCCGGAAACTTCAACTGCAAAAAACCTGGATGAATACCTTGTTCAACTTGCTTATGAACGTCTGGATAAAAAATTTAAAACAATTACACCGGAGATTGAAGATCGTTTTAAGTACGAGCTTGATGTAATCAATAAGATGGGCTACTCAGGTTATTTCCTGATTGTTCAGGATTTTATAAATGCTTCTAAGAAGAGAGGAATTCCGGTTGGGCCGGGACGGGGAAGTGCCGCAGGAAGTCTTGTTGCGTATGCTCTCGGTATCACCAATGTTAATCCTCTTCAGTACAATCTTCTATTTGAAAGATTTTTAAATCCTGCACGTAAATCGATGCCTGATATCGATGTTGATTTTGCTGACGATAAACGGGAGGAAGTAATCACCTATGTTAAGGAAAAATACGGAGAGAATTCGGTTGCGCAGATTATTACATTCAACCGCCTTTCGTCAAAACAGGTTATAAGGGATGTTGCAAGAGTTCTTAAAATTCCTATTCCGCAGGTGGATAGTATTACTAAATGGATTCCGTCAAAATTCGGAAGAGTTTTTACAATCGATCAGGCTCTCGAAGAGGTAGCCGAACTCGCATGGCTTAAAAAATCTGATGACCCTACAATTAAAGAACTTCTCAAGTATGCCAGAATACTGGAAGGGATGAACCGGAATGCATCCAAACACGCTGCCGGGGTTGTTATTACTCCGGGCGATGTAAGCGAATTTGTTCCCCTTGCTACTTACGGAGACGAAGGTGTTATTGTAACTCAGTTCAATATGAAAGACCTCGAGGACGCCGGTCTGCTGAAAATGGATTTCCTCGGTCTCGATACTCTCTCGATCATTCGCGATACTATTGAACTTGTTAAGCAGAACAGGGGAATTGAAATAGATATTGAAGAAATTCCGACCGACGATTTAAGAACATACGAACTTTTCGGAAGAGGCCAAACCACCGCTGTATTCCAGTTTGAATCCGCCCCGATGCGTGAATACCTCAAAAAGCTGAAGCCTTCCAGTATTACAGATCTTGCAGCAATGAACGCACTCTACCGCCCGGGCCCGATGGACTTTATAGACGATTTCATTGCACGCAAGCACGGCCGGAAAAAAATTGCATACCTTCATGCCGTTCTGGAACCGATACTCAAAGAAACTTACGGAATAATTGTTTACCAGGAACAGGTTATTCAGATAGCAAATAAAGTTGCGGGGATGAGTCTTGCAGAAGCCGATCTTCTAAGAAGAGCGATGGGTAAGAAAGATCTTAAAGCGATGCAGGAACAGAGAGCTAAATTTGTTGCCGGCGCCGAAAAAAATAACATAACTAAAAAAATTGCCGAAGAGATATTTGAAGCGATCGATAAGTTCGCCAATTACGGTTTCAATAAATCTCACGCTGTTGCTTACAGTGTGGTTGCTTATCAGACTGCCTATTTAAAGACTCATTACCTCGAAGAATTTCTTGCCGCAAATCTTACCAACAAATATGACAGCACGGAAAAGGTAACGATATTATTAGAAGACTGCCGGAAACTCGGTGTTAAAGTTCAACCGCCTGATATCAATCATCCTTCAGTCTACTTTAAAGTAGTCAAAGGTGAAATAATTTTCGGCATGGCTGCAATTAAAAATGTCGGCATCCAGGCAGTTGAAGAGATTAATAGAGTTCATCAGGAATTAGGAAGGGATTTTACAGGCATTTACGATTTCTGCTCTCATGTTGATACCAGAATAGTAAACAAGCGTGCCCTGGAAGGTCTTGTACTTGCTGGTGCATTCGACTCTACCGGCGGTTCGCGTGCCGGTCACTTTGCAGCTATCGAAGAAGCACTTTCAATCGGAAGCAAAATTAAATCAGCTAAAAATTCTCATACAGACAGCCTCTTTGGCGGATCTTCCGAAACAATCGATTTTGAAATGCCCTCGCTTCCGGATGTCCGTCCATGGGATGATAAAGAACGGCTTGCGAAAGAGAGGCAGGTGCTCGGATTTTATCTAAGCGATCATCCATTAAGAAAATATGAAACCGAGTACAATTCTTTTGCTACAGTCCATCTAGGGGAACCTTCAACATTTCAATTCAATGAGATTGTAAGGGCTTGCGGTGTAATTACCGATGTATCGCCGAAAACAGACAGACAGGGAAGACAGATGGCTTTCTTCCGCCTGGATGATTTCAGCGGATCGTGCGATTGCCTCATGTTCTCCAAACCTTTTTCGGAATTCGGAGAATTGATTCATCCTGAATCAACTATTCTGGTTAAAGGAAAACTTGAAAGCAGCGGAGACGCTATCAAACTTCATGTGGATGAAGCAATATCTCTCGATAATGTAAAATCGAAACTGACAAAACGGATCGGAATTATTCTCGATTCCTCTTTGCACGACGAATATGTTATCAATCTTATTAAAATGATTATGGAGGAGAATCAGGGCAGCATTCCTGTCCTGGTTTGCGTTAGGGATATCGGATCGTCAAGAGAATTTGCGGTCGATTTCAAAGTTAATCCGACCGATGCGTTTGTAGATAGTATAAAAAAATTATTGGGTGATGAATCCCTCGTTTATTTTACCACTTGA
- the dut gene encoding dUTP diphosphatase — protein sequence MEKILIKIQRIENRFDDIPLPEYATGGSSGLDLRAALENDLVIGKGSFTLVPTNLRVEIPYGYEIEVRPRSGLAAKNGIGVLNSPGTIDSDYRGEIKVILFNFGPEDFVVKRGDRIAQMVLSKVYKAELDLSNDLNNSGRGEGGFGHTGTK from the coding sequence ATGGAAAAAATTTTAATTAAGATTCAGAGAATAGAGAACAGATTTGATGATATACCGCTTCCGGAATACGCAACCGGAGGCAGCAGCGGGCTTGATCTTCGTGCCGCGTTGGAGAACGACCTGGTAATCGGTAAAGGGAGTTTCACGCTAGTCCCGACAAATTTGCGTGTGGAAATTCCTTACGGTTATGAGATAGAAGTAAGACCGAGGAGCGGACTGGCAGCCAAAAACGGAATTGGTGTTTTAAATTCTCCGGGTACAATCGACTCCGATTACAGGGGCGAAATTAAAGTGATTCTTTTCAACTTCGGGCCGGAGGACTTTGTTGTTAAACGAGGCGACCGTATTGCACAGATGGTTTTATCGAAAGTATATAAAGCGGAACTTGATCTTTCGAACGATCTTAATAACAGCGGAAGAGGAGAAGGCGGTTTCGGGCATACCGGAACGAAGTAG
- a CDS encoding oligosaccharide flippase family protein: MIEKIKELTKDTIIYGISTIVGRFLGFLLIPFYTNAPSITESDFGVYSNIYAYMALLVIVFIYGMDAAFMKYYSVADPEKKKDNFSTPFLFVLITSLILASVLYLGSGIVIPLMEIPEKYSSIYYYFILILILDAIALIPFASLRLKRKAGQFTLIKLSNIILNISLNLILILKFNMGIEAIFISNLVASIFSFTALIPEITLNFNFRIDREIVIKMLKFGLPYLPGSLAAMMVQVIDRPIVQALTDSKTLGIYQANYKLGIFMMLFVSMFHYAWQPFFLNNAKEENAKELFSRILTLFLLAASIIWIILTLFVSDFASWEILNGKTIIGKKYLGGLYIVPAVLLGYLFHGLFVNFTAGIYIEEKTKYFPLVTGIGAAINIAANFILIPSIGILGAALATLFSYVTMSAGLFVISQKFYKIKYEYWKISKILLLLITTCIIYYYIYFNYEFSFVIKFSILFAFIAASFILKIIEVSEIKHMARLLLRIKTAE, encoded by the coding sequence ATGATCGAAAAAATTAAAGAACTTACCAAAGACACTATTATTTACGGAATCAGCACTATTGTGGGTAGATTTCTCGGTTTCCTCCTGATCCCGTTTTATACTAATGCCCCGTCAATTACTGAGAGTGATTTCGGTGTCTATTCTAATATCTATGCCTATATGGCGCTTCTGGTTATTGTGTTTATTTACGGAATGGATGCGGCTTTTATGAAGTATTATTCAGTTGCCGATCCTGAAAAGAAAAAAGATAATTTCTCCACCCCTTTTCTGTTTGTCCTGATCACTTCTTTAATACTTGCTTCTGTACTTTATCTTGGCAGCGGAATTGTAATTCCGTTAATGGAAATTCCGGAAAAGTATTCCAGTATCTACTATTATTTCATACTCATTCTTATTCTCGATGCAATTGCATTAATTCCGTTTGCCAGTCTACGTCTTAAAAGAAAAGCCGGTCAGTTTACGCTTATAAAACTTTCGAATATCATTCTCAATATTTCACTTAATCTGATATTAATTTTAAAATTCAATATGGGGATTGAAGCAATTTTTATAAGCAACCTTGTTGCTTCAATTTTTTCGTTTACAGCTCTTATACCAGAAATTACACTCAATTTTAATTTCAGAATTGACCGTGAAATCGTCATTAAAATGCTGAAGTTCGGTTTACCCTATCTTCCCGGTTCCCTTGCTGCAATGATGGTTCAGGTGATCGATCGACCTATTGTTCAGGCACTTACAGATTCTAAAACGCTCGGTATATACCAGGCAAATTACAAACTCGGCATCTTTATGATGCTCTTCGTCTCAATGTTTCATTACGCGTGGCAGCCCTTCTTTCTTAATAATGCTAAAGAGGAGAATGCCAAAGAACTTTTTTCCAGGATTCTCACACTCTTTCTGCTGGCGGCAAGTATCATCTGGATTATTCTAACTTTATTCGTGAGCGATTTTGCAAGCTGGGAAATACTGAACGGTAAAACTATAATCGGTAAGAAATATCTGGGCGGGCTTTATATAGTTCCCGCAGTCCTTCTCGGTTACCTGTTCCACGGACTCTTTGTGAATTTTACGGCAGGAATATATATAGAGGAAAAAACAAAATATTTTCCGCTTGTAACCGGTATAGGTGCGGCAATTAATATTGCTGCCAATTTTATTCTGATTCCTTCAATAGGAATATTGGGTGCGGCACTGGCAACTCTTTTTTCTTATGTAACTATGTCGGCGGGACTTTTCGTTATTTCACAGAAGTTTTATAAAATAAAATACGAATACTGGAAAATATCAAAGATCCTGCTGCTTCTGATTACTACCTGTATAATCTATTATTATATCTATTTCAATTATGAATTTTCGTTTGTAATTAAATTCAGCATACTGTTTGCATTTATCGCCGCATCTTTTATTTTGAAAATAATTGAGGTAAGTGAAATCAAACATATGGCCAGATTGCTGTTAAGAATTAAAACCGCTGAGTAG
- a CDS encoding thioesterase family protein, translating to MISHTTEIRVRYADTDKMQFVYNGKYLEYFEVGRTELLRSLGLPYSEVEKSGYQLPLLHAGLTFKQPAVYDDLLSVTAIVRELYSPKLHIEYVIKRKDTGEIIAEGFTTHVFMNAETKRAVRPPKLYTDILAPYFKKK from the coding sequence ATGATTTCTCATACTACAGAAATTCGTGTACGTTATGCCGATACGGATAAGATGCAGTTTGTTTATAATGGAAAATACCTCGAGTACTTCGAGGTGGGGAGAACAGAATTACTCCGCTCGTTAGGACTTCCATACAGCGAGGTTGAAAAATCGGGTTATCAGCTACCCCTTCTTCATGCAGGATTAACCTTCAAACAACCGGCCGTATACGACGATCTGTTGTCAGTAACCGCGATTGTAAGAGAACTCTATTCACCGAAGCTTCATATTGAATATGTGATTAAAAGAAAAGATACCGGGGAGATTATTGCCGAAGGTTTTACAACTCACGTTTTTATGAATGCTGAAACTAAAAGGGCTGTACGACCTCCAAAATTATATACTGATATTCTGGCTCCTTATTTCAAAAAAAAATAA
- a CDS encoding acetyl-CoA carboxylase carboxyltransferase subunit alpha → MAKNVLDFEKPIIELENKIEEMRKYEGHLDISNEIKTLEEKVNELKKNVYDNLTRWQRVQLARHPERPYTLDYIYMMTEGFIELHGDRQFKDDHAVVGGFAKLDEFKVMFIGQQKGRDTKSNLFRNFGMMNPEGYRKALRLMKLAEKFGKPVVTLIDTPGAYPGLEAEQRGQAEAIARNLLEMSRLKVPIIIVIIGEGASGGALGIGIGDRIIMLQNTWYSVISPESCSSILWRSWDYKEQAAEALKLTAEDLLQQGIIDRIIPEPLGGAHKNHELMAATLKLTLKEELSALMKIKPEKLVQNRLEKFGRMGVVVE, encoded by the coding sequence ATGGCAAAAAATGTTCTGGATTTTGAAAAACCTATTATCGAATTAGAAAATAAAATTGAAGAGATGCGTAAGTACGAAGGGCATCTCGATATTTCAAATGAAATTAAGACTCTTGAAGAAAAAGTAAACGAACTCAAAAAAAATGTTTATGATAATCTTACCCGTTGGCAGAGGGTTCAGCTCGCCCGCCACCCCGAAAGGCCGTACACTCTAGATTATATCTATATGATGACCGAAGGATTCATCGAACTCCACGGCGACAGGCAATTTAAAGATGATCATGCCGTTGTAGGCGGATTTGCAAAACTGGATGAGTTCAAAGTTATGTTCATCGGCCAGCAGAAGGGCAGGGATACAAAATCGAATCTCTTCAGGAATTTCGGAATGATGAATCCCGAAGGTTACAGAAAAGCTCTTCGACTTATGAAGCTCGCCGAAAAATTCGGTAAACCTGTCGTTACACTCATTGATACTCCCGGCGCTTATCCTGGATTGGAAGCCGAGCAGAGAGGACAGGCGGAAGCAATAGCACGCAATCTCCTCGAAATGAGCCGGCTCAAAGTCCCGATAATCATAGTTATTATCGGCGAAGGCGCCAGCGGCGGGGCTCTCGGAATCGGTATCGGCGACCGTATTATAATGCTTCAGAATACATGGTATTCGGTTATAAGCCCAGAATCCTGCTCAAGTATTTTATGGAGAAGCTGGGATTATAAAGAACAGGCGGCCGAAGCTCTTAAACTTACGGCCGAGGATCTTCTTCAACAAGGTATCATCGACCGTATAATTCCGGAACCTCTCGGCGGTGCCCATAAAAATCATGAACTGATGGCCGCTACTTTAAAGCTTACTCTTAAAGAAGAACTTTCGGCGCTGATGAAAATCAAACCAGAAAAACTGGTTCAGAACAGATTAGAAAAATTCGGCAGAATGGGTGTTGTTGTTGAATAA